One genomic region from Stackebrandtia nassauensis DSM 44728 encodes:
- the priA gene encoding bifunctional 1-(5-phosphoribosyl)-5-((5-phosphoribosylamino)methylideneamino)imidazole-4-carboxamide isomerase/phosphoribosylanthranilate isomerase PriA → MTTLTLLPAVDVTGGQAVQLVKGVAGSGKQYGDPIDAALAWQDQGATWLHLVDLDAAFGRGDNAALLAKVAERVSMNVEMSGGIRDDASLNRALDAGVARVNIGTAALEDPQWCDDAIAAHGDRVAIGLDVRGGRLAARGWTREGGELFETLARLETAGCARYVVTDVNSDGMLSGPNVDLLRQVCSHTDKPVIASGGVSTLDDIRTLMTLVDTGVEGAIIGTALYEGKFTVAEALAVTEGHR, encoded by the coding sequence GTGACCACATTGACCCTGCTGCCCGCGGTCGACGTCACCGGCGGCCAGGCCGTCCAACTCGTCAAGGGCGTCGCCGGAAGCGGCAAACAGTACGGCGACCCGATCGACGCCGCCCTGGCCTGGCAGGACCAGGGAGCGACCTGGCTGCACCTGGTCGACCTCGACGCCGCCTTCGGCCGCGGCGACAACGCCGCCCTGCTGGCCAAGGTCGCCGAACGCGTCTCCATGAACGTCGAGATGTCCGGCGGCATTCGCGACGACGCCTCCCTCAACCGCGCCCTCGACGCCGGGGTCGCCCGCGTCAACATCGGCACCGCCGCCCTGGAAGACCCACAATGGTGCGACGACGCGATCGCCGCCCACGGCGACCGCGTCGCCATCGGCCTCGACGTCCGAGGCGGCCGCCTCGCCGCCCGCGGCTGGACCCGCGAAGGCGGCGAACTCTTCGAAACCCTGGCCCGCCTGGAAACCGCCGGCTGTGCCCGCTACGTCGTCACCGACGTCAACAGCGACGGCATGCTGTCGGGCCCCAACGTCGACCTGCTGCGCCAGGTCTGCTCCCACACCGACAAACCCGTCATCGCCTCCGGCGGAGTCTCCACACTCGACGACATCCGCACCCTGATGACCCTCGTCGACACCGGCGTCGAGGGAGCCATCATCGGCACCGCCCTGTACGAGGGCAAGTTCACCGTCGCCGAAGCCCTCGCCGTCACGGAAGGCCACAGATGA
- the hisH gene encoding imidazole glycerol phosphate synthase subunit HisH, translating into MKPSVVVFDYGSGNLRSAARALEHAGADVTVTADTAAAVRAHGLVVPGVGAFASCMDGIRSCGGDKVIAERRAAATPVLGICVGAQILFDAGTEHGTRTTGLGVFDGEVTALRAERVPHMGWNTVDQTGMPLFEGLAPDARFYFVHSYAVHGTIPGAQVATCDYGDPFVAAISRDTVSATQFHPEKSGSAGLTLLSNWVRSL; encoded by the coding sequence GTGAAGCCGTCGGTCGTCGTCTTCGACTACGGTTCCGGAAACCTCCGCTCGGCCGCGCGCGCCCTGGAACACGCGGGCGCCGACGTCACCGTCACCGCCGACACCGCCGCCGCGGTCCGCGCCCACGGCCTGGTGGTCCCCGGCGTCGGCGCCTTCGCCTCCTGTATGGACGGAATCCGTTCCTGCGGCGGCGACAAGGTGATCGCCGAACGCCGCGCCGCCGCGACCCCCGTCCTCGGCATCTGCGTCGGCGCCCAGATCCTGTTCGACGCCGGAACCGAGCACGGCACCCGCACCACCGGCCTGGGCGTCTTCGACGGCGAGGTCACCGCGCTGCGCGCCGAACGCGTCCCCCACATGGGATGGAACACGGTGGACCAGACCGGCATGCCGCTGTTCGAGGGCCTGGCCCCCGACGCCCGGTTCTACTTCGTCCACTCCTACGCCGTCCACGGAACCATCCCCGGCGCCCAGGTCGCCACCTGCGACTACGGCGACCCCTTCGTGGCCGCGATCAGCCGCGACACCGTCTCGGCGACCCAATTCCACCCCGAGAAATCCGGCTCGGCCGGACTGACACTGCTGTCCAACTGGGTGAGGAGCCTTTAG
- the hisB gene encoding imidazoleglycerol-phosphate dehydratase HisB codes for MSRTGTVSRTTKETSVHVSLDLDAPQGIIEVSTGVGFFDHMLNQLGKHGAMDLTVRTEGDLHIDAHHTMEDTAIALGEAYRQALGDCRGVRRFADATVPLDEVLARAVVDLSGRPYVVHEEPLELAPTINTDYPTSMTRHILESFGHHARITLHVSVLRAANHGQRPDAHHVVEAQFKALARALRSASELDGLDEVPSTKGVL; via the coding sequence GTGAGCCGCACCGGAACCGTGAGCCGTACCACCAAGGAGACCTCGGTACACGTCTCACTCGACCTCGACGCTCCCCAGGGGATCATCGAGGTGTCGACCGGCGTCGGCTTCTTCGACCACATGCTCAACCAGCTGGGCAAACACGGCGCCATGGACCTCACGGTGCGCACCGAGGGCGACCTGCACATCGACGCCCACCACACCATGGAGGACACCGCCATCGCCCTGGGCGAGGCCTACCGCCAGGCCCTTGGCGACTGCCGGGGCGTGCGCCGCTTCGCCGACGCCACCGTGCCGCTGGACGAGGTCCTGGCCCGCGCCGTGGTCGACCTGTCCGGCCGCCCCTACGTCGTGCACGAGGAACCGCTGGAACTGGCCCCCACCATCAACACCGACTACCCGACCAGCATGACCCGCCACATCCTGGAATCCTTCGGTCACCACGCCCGTATTACGCTGCACGTCTCGGTGTTGCGCGCCGCCAACCACGGTCAGCGTCCCGACGCGCACCACGTGGTGGAGGCCCAGTTCAAGGCGCTCGCCCGCGCGCTGCGCTCGGCGTCCGAACTGGACGGCCTCGACGAGGTCCCCAGTACGAAAGGCGTGTTGTAA
- a CDS encoding histidinol-phosphate transaminase has translation MTDEIQRLLRDDLRGRSPYGAPQLDVAVRLNTNENSYPLPGEVAASIEKALSGVVRDLNRYPDRDAVELRRDLANYLGHDLDVANLWAANGSNEILQQLLQAFAGPGRTALGFTPAYSMHPLISASTGTAWVDGHREADFGLSAERAVDQVTRHRPDVVFLCSPNNPTGTALGLDVVEAVLEAGTGLVVVDEAYAEFARDGVPSALRLLGGNPRLVVTRTMSKAFGFAGARLGYLAADAAVVDALQLVRLPYHLSSLTQAAARAALGHAPTLLSTVAAIKEQRDRVVTELTRLGLAVAPSDANFVLFGSLADSKAVWRSLVDRGVLIRDVGLDGWLRVTAGTPDETTAFLEALTAVLKENP, from the coding sequence GTGACCGACGAGATCCAGCGGCTGCTGCGCGACGACCTGCGCGGCCGCAGCCCTTACGGCGCGCCGCAACTGGACGTCGCGGTGCGGCTCAACACCAACGAGAACTCGTACCCGCTGCCGGGCGAGGTCGCCGCGTCCATCGAGAAAGCACTGTCGGGTGTGGTGCGCGACCTCAACCGCTACCCCGACCGGGACGCGGTCGAACTGCGTCGCGACCTGGCCAACTACCTGGGCCACGACCTCGACGTGGCGAACCTGTGGGCCGCCAACGGATCCAACGAGATCCTGCAGCAACTGCTACAGGCCTTCGCCGGACCCGGCCGGACCGCGCTGGGCTTCACGCCCGCCTACTCCATGCACCCGCTCATCTCGGCGTCCACCGGCACCGCCTGGGTCGACGGCCACCGCGAGGCCGACTTCGGACTGTCCGCCGAGCGCGCCGTCGACCAGGTGACACGGCACCGTCCCGACGTGGTGTTCCTGTGCTCGCCCAACAACCCGACCGGCACCGCGCTCGGCCTCGACGTCGTGGAAGCCGTGCTGGAAGCCGGAACCGGCCTGGTGGTCGTGGACGAGGCCTACGCCGAGTTCGCCCGCGACGGCGTGCCCAGCGCGCTGCGGCTGCTGGGGGGCAACCCGCGGCTGGTCGTCACCCGCACCATGAGCAAGGCCTTCGGTTTCGCCGGGGCCCGCTTGGGCTACCTGGCCGCCGACGCGGCGGTCGTGGACGCCCTGCAACTGGTGCGGCTGCCCTACCACCTGTCCTCGCTGACCCAGGCGGCGGCGCGCGCGGCCCTCGGCCACGCCCCGACCCTGCTGTCCACAGTGGCAGCCATCAAGGAGCAACGGGACCGCGTCGTCACCGAACTGACCCGGCTGGGTCTGGCCGTCGCGCCCAGCGACGCGAATTTCGTACTGTTCGGCTCCCTGGCCGATTCCAAAGCCGTGTGGCGCTCGTTGGTAGATAGAGGGGTGCTGATACGTGATGTCGGCCTGGACGGCTGGCTGCGCGTCACCGCCGGAACCCCCGACGAGACCACCGCGTTCCTCGAAGCACTGACAGCCGTACTGAAGGAGAACCCGTGA
- the hisD gene encoding histidinol dehydrogenase translates to MLKRIDLRGSTDIPAGLLPRARFDVAAALAEIQPLLDAIAHHGADPIRRVTAERDGVELDSLRVPAEALRDALDSLDPALRGSLEEAVSRVRAVHSAQRRENLVTEVAPGGVVTERFVPVRRVGLYVPGGLAPLASSVVMNVVPAQLAGVPQIAVASPPQRATGLPDVTILAVCAMLDVTEVYAVGGPAAIGMFAYGADECAPVDMITGPGNIYVTAAKRAVRGLVGIDAEAGTTEIAVLADDTADAAHVAADLISQAEHDPEAASVLVTPSAALADAVDAEVKAMVDEARHAQRIRIALSGPQSGIVLVDDLEQGLSVVDAYAAEHLEIQTEGARELAMRVTNAGAIFVGPYSPVSLGDYCAGSNHILPTGGCARHSSGLSVTSFLRPIQVIEYDREALAAVSDDVVRLAEAENLPSHGKAVTARFGR, encoded by the coding sequence GTGCTGAAACGCATCGATCTACGAGGGTCCACCGACATTCCCGCGGGGTTGCTTCCCCGGGCGCGCTTCGACGTCGCCGCCGCGCTGGCCGAGATCCAGCCGCTGCTGGACGCCATCGCGCATCACGGTGCCGACCCGATCCGACGCGTGACGGCCGAACGCGACGGCGTCGAGCTGGACAGCCTGCGGGTACCCGCCGAGGCCCTGCGCGACGCACTGGACTCATTGGACCCCGCGCTGCGGGGTTCGCTGGAGGAGGCCGTTTCGCGGGTGCGCGCGGTGCACTCCGCCCAGCGTCGCGAGAACCTCGTCACCGAGGTCGCTCCGGGCGGCGTGGTCACCGAGCGGTTCGTGCCGGTGCGGCGCGTCGGGCTCTACGTCCCCGGCGGGCTGGCACCGTTGGCGTCCAGTGTGGTCATGAACGTGGTGCCGGCGCAGCTGGCCGGGGTGCCGCAGATCGCGGTCGCCTCGCCGCCGCAGCGCGCCACCGGACTGCCCGACGTCACGATCCTGGCCGTGTGCGCGATGCTGGACGTCACCGAGGTCTACGCCGTCGGCGGTCCCGCCGCCATCGGCATGTTCGCCTACGGCGCCGACGAATGCGCGCCGGTCGACATGATCACCGGCCCGGGCAACATCTACGTCACCGCCGCCAAACGCGCGGTGCGGGGCCTGGTCGGCATCGACGCCGAGGCCGGAACCACCGAGATCGCGGTGCTGGCCGACGACACCGCCGACGCCGCCCACGTGGCCGCCGACCTGATCAGCCAGGCCGAACACGACCCCGAGGCCGCCAGCGTGCTCGTCACGCCCTCGGCGGCCCTCGCCGACGCCGTCGACGCCGAAGTCAAGGCCATGGTCGACGAAGCCCGTCACGCGCAACGGATCCGGATCGCGCTGTCGGGCCCGCAGTCGGGCATCGTCCTGGTCGACGACCTCGAACAAGGACTGTCGGTAGTGGACGCCTACGCGGCCGAGCACCTGGAGATCCAGACAGAGGGCGCCCGCGAACTGGCGATGCGGGTCACCAACGCCGGAGCCATCTTCGTCGGCCCGTACTCGCCGGTCTCGCTCGGCGACTACTGCGCCGGGTCCAACCACATCCTGCCCACCGGCGGCTGCGCCCGGCACTCGTCCGGCCTGTCCGTCACGAGCTTCCTGCGGCCGATCCAGGTCATCGAGTACGACCGCGAGGCCCTGGCAGCCGTCAGCGACGACGTGGTCCGGCTGGCCGAGGCCGAGAACCTGCCCTCGCACGGCAAGGCGGTCACGGCGAGGTTCGGCCGGTGA
- a CDS encoding DUF2567 domain-containing protein, with translation MTSSERSRDESDTIELAPAAAGASDVAPDPFDDPDESRLSRMWRRGSRRRRDLLAATGIVALLTVLGFPLGALWNLLAPRVEMVRVDGGWAFTEENPEQYMGDDGVFALLGLGAGITVALVLWLGWRSRRGPLMLTGLVLGSILCQTVAWRFGRFGRDDYLNSLDSVRVGWHTWRAPDLLMVDFHPFGTGEPGKIDTAWEAMVRGDLAGMWDHLSLGVLATMGFAAAFIYTVCAGWSKYASLRAERLPGEDDF, from the coding sequence ATGACTTCTTCCGAACGGTCGCGCGACGAATCGGACACCATCGAGCTGGCACCCGCCGCGGCGGGTGCCTCCGACGTCGCGCCCGACCCCTTCGATGACCCGGATGAGTCGCGGCTGTCGCGGATGTGGCGCCGCGGGTCGCGCCGTCGCCGGGACCTGCTGGCCGCCACCGGGATCGTCGCGCTGCTGACCGTTCTGGGCTTTCCGCTGGGCGCGTTGTGGAACCTGCTGGCGCCCCGGGTGGAGATGGTGCGGGTCGACGGCGGCTGGGCCTTCACCGAGGAGAACCCCGAGCAGTACATGGGCGACGACGGCGTCTTCGCGCTGCTGGGCCTGGGCGCGGGGATCACGGTGGCGCTGGTGCTGTGGCTGGGGTGGCGTTCGCGGCGCGGCCCGTTGATGCTGACCGGGCTGGTGCTGGGTTCGATCCTGTGCCAGACCGTCGCGTGGCGGTTCGGCCGGTTCGGACGTGACGACTACCTCAACTCGCTGGACTCGGTGCGGGTCGGCTGGCACACCTGGCGGGCCCCCGACCTGCTCATGGTCGACTTCCACCCCTTCGGCACCGGCGAACCCGGCAAGATCGACACCGCCTGGGAGGCAATGGTTCGCGGCGACCTGGCCGGGATGTGGGACCACCTGTCGCTGGGCGTGCTGGCCACCATGGGTTTCGCCGCCGCGTTCATCTACACGGTGTGCGCGGGCTGGTCCAAGTACGCGTCGCTGCGCGCCGAACGGCTGCCCGGCGAGGACGACTTCTGA
- a CDS encoding RluA family pseudouridine synthase, protein MSNRESREVLVPDGLDGLRIDQVISRLFGLSRTVAAELVSAGEVTVDGQECMKSTRVAAGGQLSVLLPEPPKPASAPEPELVEGLAVIYSDDDIAVVDKPVGVAAHSSPGWNGPTVVAGLAAAGHRISVHGPPERQGIVHRLDVGTSGLMAVAKSERAYSALKRAFKQREVDKRYRTVIQGHPDPLRGTIDAPIARHPGHDFKFAVRAGGRASITHYDTLEAFPAASLLDVQLETGRTHQIRVHFSALRHPCVGDLIYGADPTLASKLGLTRQWLHAYRLGFIHPGTAKPVEFRCEDPPDLAHALRVLRGLD, encoded by the coding sequence ATGAGTAACCGGGAATCGCGGGAGGTGCTGGTCCCCGACGGCCTCGACGGACTGCGCATCGACCAGGTGATCTCGCGGCTGTTCGGGCTGTCGCGCACCGTCGCGGCCGAACTCGTCAGCGCCGGAGAGGTCACCGTCGACGGCCAGGAGTGCATGAAGTCGACCCGGGTGGCCGCTGGCGGCCAGCTGTCGGTGCTGCTGCCCGAACCCCCCAAGCCCGCCTCGGCCCCCGAACCCGAACTCGTCGAGGGACTGGCCGTCATCTACTCCGACGACGACATCGCGGTGGTGGACAAGCCCGTCGGCGTCGCCGCGCACTCCAGCCCCGGCTGGAACGGCCCCACCGTCGTCGCGGGACTGGCCGCCGCCGGACACCGCATCAGCGTCCACGGCCCGCCCGAGCGGCAGGGCATCGTGCACCGCCTCGACGTGGGCACCAGCGGCCTGATGGCGGTCGCCAAGAGCGAACGCGCCTACTCGGCGCTCAAGCGCGCCTTCAAACAGCGCGAGGTCGACAAGCGCTACCGCACCGTCATCCAGGGCCACCCGGATCCGTTGCGCGGCACCATAGACGCCCCGATCGCCCGCCACCCCGGACACGACTTCAAGTTCGCGGTCCGCGCCGGTGGCCGCGCCAGCATCACCCACTACGACACCCTCGAGGCGTTCCCGGCGGCCAGCCTGCTGGACGTTCAGCTGGAAACCGGTCGCACACATCAGATCCGGGTGCACTTCTCGGCTTTGCGACACCCGTGTGTCGGGGACCTGATTTACGGTGCCGACCCGACCTTGGCGTCTAAGCTTGGCCTGACTCGCCAGTGGCTGCACGCCTACCGGCTGGGGTTCATCCACCCCGGCACCGCCAAGCCGGTGGAGTTCCGCTGCGAGGATCCACCAGATCTCGCCCACGCGCTGCGGGTATTGCGCGGCCTGGATTGA
- the lspA gene encoding signal peptidase II: MTSNDPTVVPAADKRMPTMRRSRLLLLFAAVAVSSIVIDAVSKIIVVQTVDPAKPVKLLGGAIYLSLTRNSGAAFSMASDYTWALSLVAITVVCLIVWYAFRRLGSVGWAIALGLIAGGALGNIVDRMFRQPGFLHGHVVDFISLFHPAGGYWAIFNLADSSLVVGVALVILLEVRGRRVDGTRATKAEPKAADE; the protein is encoded by the coding sequence GTGACGAGTAACGACCCCACCGTCGTTCCCGCTGCCGACAAACGAATGCCCACCATGCGCCGTTCCCGGCTGTTGCTGCTCTTCGCGGCCGTGGCCGTCTCGTCCATTGTGATCGACGCGGTCAGCAAGATCATCGTCGTGCAGACCGTCGACCCCGCCAAACCGGTCAAGCTGCTGGGCGGGGCGATCTACCTGTCCCTGACCCGCAACAGCGGCGCCGCCTTCAGCATGGCCAGCGACTACACCTGGGCGCTGAGCCTGGTCGCGATCACCGTCGTGTGCCTGATCGTGTGGTACGCGTTCCGCCGACTGGGCTCGGTCGGCTGGGCCATCGCGCTGGGCCTGATCGCCGGGGGAGCGCTGGGCAACATCGTGGACCGGATGTTCCGGCAACCGGGTTTCCTGCACGGCCACGTCGTGGACTTCATCAGCCTGTTCCACCCGGCGGGCGGCTACTGGGCGATCTTCAACCTCGCCGACTCCTCGCTGGTCGTGGGCGTCGCACTGGTGATCCTGCTGGAAGTGCGCGGTCGCCGCGTCGACGGCACCCGGGCGACCAAGGCCGAACCGAAAGCCGCCGATGAGTAA
- a CDS encoding TraR/DksA family transcriptional regulator, with translation MTSTKKKPSGDTATAEPPAKKAASTAKTAVKAKSKRSAKDTEEVRLALEERLAELRAEHAEAIVGISEMQKERLSDSAGDDQVDSGSKTVEREQEISLANSVRDRMVQVERALERLEDGDYGVCEKCGTNIPAARLAAFPSATLCVDCKSVEERR, from the coding sequence ATGACATCTACTAAGAAGAAGCCGTCCGGGGACACCGCCACCGCGGAACCGCCGGCGAAGAAAGCCGCCTCGACCGCGAAAACCGCCGTCAAGGCCAAGTCCAAGCGCAGCGCCAAGGACACCGAAGAGGTGCGGCTGGCTCTGGAGGAACGGCTCGCCGAGTTGCGTGCCGAACACGCCGAGGCCATCGTGGGCATCAGCGAGATGCAGAAGGAACGGTTGTCCGACTCCGCCGGTGACGATCAGGTCGACTCCGGCTCCAAGACCGTGGAGCGGGAACAGGAGATCAGCCTCGCCAACAGCGTCCGGGACCGGATGGTGCAGGTGGAGCGGGCGCTGGAACGGCTCGAGGACGGTGACTACGGCGTGTGTGAGAAGTGCGGGACCAACATCCCGGCCGCTCGGCTGGCCGCGTTCCCGTCGGCTACGCTGTGCGTCGATTGTAAGAGCGTGGAGGAACGTCGCTGA
- a CDS encoding DivIVA domain-containing protein: MPLTPADVHSISFKKAPIGNRGYDEDEVDNFLDEVERELERLIEANNQLRKQNEQLAAGAPAGSVDNAELLAEFERLQHEKVQAEKAAAALESELDELRRSGALSNGPGAQGPEGGEQQALRLLMVAQRTADDHLESARSEADTVLTEARTEADSVLTKARSQAESLEEEAQRRHKEIMNNLESKRAALHKHIEELKTFERQYRTRLKAYLESQLRDLTGRGEGVIEGDSSDQGELRSSGPSPALTAAGNDAVR, translated from the coding sequence ATGCCGCTGACCCCGGCCGATGTGCATAGCATTTCGTTCAAGAAGGCCCCGATTGGCAACCGCGGGTACGACGAGGACGAGGTGGACAACTTCCTCGACGAGGTGGAGCGAGAGCTTGAGCGCCTCATCGAGGCGAACAACCAACTGCGCAAGCAGAACGAGCAGCTCGCGGCCGGAGCCCCGGCCGGATCGGTGGACAACGCCGAACTGCTCGCGGAGTTCGAGCGGCTGCAGCACGAGAAGGTCCAGGCTGAGAAGGCCGCCGCCGCCCTTGAGTCCGAGCTGGACGAGTTGCGCCGTTCCGGCGCGCTGTCCAACGGACCCGGAGCCCAGGGCCCCGAAGGCGGGGAGCAGCAGGCGCTGCGCCTGCTCATGGTCGCCCAGCGCACCGCCGACGACCACCTCGAGAGCGCCCGCTCCGAGGCCGACACGGTGCTGACCGAGGCCCGTACCGAGGCCGACTCGGTGCTCACCAAGGCGCGCAGCCAGGCGGAGTCGCTGGAGGAGGAAGCCCAGCGGCGCCACAAGGAGATCATGAACAACCTGGAGTCGAAGCGTGCCGCGCTCCACAAACACATCGAAGAACTCAAGACCTTCGAGCGTCAGTACCGCACCCGCCTGAAGGCGTACCTGGAGAGCCAGCTTCGCGACCTGACCGGCCGCGGCGAGGGCGTCATCGAGGGCGACTCCAGCGACCAGGGCGAACTGCGCTCCTCGGGCCCCTCGCCCGCGCTGACCGCGGCGGGCAACGACGCGGTGCGCTAG
- a CDS encoding YggT family protein: MQSLYLALYVFYLLLLARLVAGAVVRFSRRWEPNRGTAIALELIFSATDPPLKGLRRLIPPLRLGTVALDLAFIALLLIVFILKTYVVGSWLLR, from the coding sequence ATGCAGAGTCTTTACCTTGCGCTATATGTGTTTTACCTTCTGTTGCTTGCCAGACTCGTGGCCGGCGCGGTCGTGCGTTTCTCCCGACGCTGGGAACCCAATCGGGGCACCGCGATAGCCCTGGAACTCATCTTTTCGGCTACCGACCCTCCCCTGAAAGGGTTGCGTCGACTGATACCCCCTTTGCGTCTTGGTACGGTGGCGCTTGACCTTGCGTTCATAGCACTATTGCTCATTGTCTTCATCCTGAAGACCTATGTGGTGGGGTCGTGGTTGCTGCGGTAG
- a CDS encoding cell division protein SepF, whose translation MGAMRKAGVWLGLIEDDEDRRYDEYDESDEFDDRAVRASDDQSRVRRLSRAERGSDRGTERSTVRHLSRPSSTVTSLTRDNLALAPEPAARERPMLVTENPDYRITTVHPTTYNEARTVGEAYRDGTPVIMNLSELDESDAKRLVDFAAGLVFGSRGSFDRVTNRVFLLCPANIQVTAEDKAKIAEGGFFNQS comes from the coding sequence ATGGGCGCTATGCGCAAGGCGGGCGTCTGGCTCGGCTTGATCGAAGATGACGAGGACCGTCGCTACGACGAATATGACGAGTCCGACGAGTTTGACGATCGTGCCGTCCGCGCCAGCGATGACCAGTCGCGGGTTCGGAGGTTGAGTCGCGCCGAGCGCGGCTCCGACCGGGGCACCGAGCGTTCGACCGTCCGGCACCTGTCCCGTCCCTCGTCGACCGTCACCTCGTTGACCAGGGACAATCTCGCCCTCGCGCCGGAACCGGCCGCGAGGGAACGGCCGATGCTGGTCACCGAGAACCCGGACTACCGGATCACCACGGTGCACCCCACCACGTACAACGAGGCCCGCACCGTCGGTGAGGCCTATCGCGACGGTACCCCGGTGATCATGAACCTGTCCGAACTGGACGAGTCGGACGCCAAGCGGCTTGTCGACTTCGCCGCCGGACTGGTCTTCGGATCCCGTGGTAGCTTCGATCGGGTTACCAACCGGGTTTTCCTGTTGTGCCCGGCGAACATTCAGGTGACCGCCGAGGACAAGGCGAAGATCGCCGAAGGCGGGTTCTTCAATCAGAGCTGA
- a CDS encoding YggS family pyridoxal phosphate-dependent enzyme, producing the protein MSSRSTGTATKARRAQLAENLRATRADIAAACEAAGRDPSGVELVVVSKTHPAADVCALAELGVRGFGENRDQEAAAKAAEVAASGTEVRWHFVGRLQRNKCRSVVSYASMVESVDRSSLVTALDAEARSQRDSPLDVLMQLSVDSDTARGGVAEADDEALAAQILACQGLRLRGVMAVAPLGWEPGRAFEAVARRAAKIQALAPNANIVSAGMSADYAEAISFGATEIRLGSKLLGRRDDLRYAFETK; encoded by the coding sequence TTGAGTTCGCGTAGTACGGGCACGGCGACCAAGGCTCGCCGGGCCCAGCTGGCCGAGAACCTGCGTGCCACGCGGGCCGACATCGCCGCCGCGTGCGAGGCGGCCGGTCGCGACCCGTCCGGTGTGGAACTGGTCGTCGTCTCCAAGACCCATCCGGCCGCCGACGTGTGCGCGCTGGCCGAACTGGGGGTCCGGGGTTTCGGGGAGAACCGGGACCAGGAGGCCGCCGCCAAGGCCGCCGAGGTCGCCGCGTCCGGAACCGAGGTGCGCTGGCACTTCGTCGGGCGGCTGCAACGCAACAAGTGCCGTTCGGTGGTGTCCTACGCCTCGATGGTCGAGTCGGTGGACCGCTCCAGCCTGGTCACGGCGCTCGACGCCGAGGCACGCTCGCAACGCGACAGTCCACTTGACGTACTGATGCAGTTGAGTGTGGACTCCGACACCGCGCGGGGCGGCGTGGCGGAGGCCGACGACGAGGCGCTGGCCGCTCAGATCCTTGCCTGCCAGGGACTTCGGCTGCGCGGGGTGATGGCGGTGGCGCCGCTGGGGTGGGAACCGGGCCGCGCGTTCGAGGCGGTGGCGCGACGCGCCGCGAAGATCCAAGCCTTGGCCCCGAACGCGAATATCGTCTCGGCGGGGATGAGCGCGGACTACGCGGAGGCGATCTCCTTCGGCGCGACGGAGATCAGATTGGGTAGCAAATTGCTCGGACGCCGAGATGATCTCAGGTACGCTTTCGAGACGAAGTAA
- a CDS encoding cell division protein FtsQ/DivIB — protein sequence MVNKRPGRKRGLGRKARLLVTAVAGAAVLAGASLWIVYGTGAFAVESVVVRGASFTDHEQVTKAAGVAEGTAIAAVDTDEVARRVSKVPAVRTATVSRDWPHGIVITIKERKPRLAVPKDRKFILVDEAGVAFRTVSKQPSGTVKTTVSDPARDDAATQAVLSVLPKLSPELEKLLVSVEAPTQSRIELKLKGSRTVFWGDSSRSDRKAEVATSLLKRTEKHLDVSAPDVPTVS from the coding sequence ATGGTGAACAAGCGCCCGGGACGAAAGCGCGGCCTCGGCCGCAAGGCCCGCCTGCTGGTCACGGCCGTGGCCGGTGCCGCCGTCCTTGCGGGGGCGAGTCTGTGGATCGTCTACGGGACCGGCGCCTTCGCCGTGGAGTCCGTTGTGGTGCGTGGCGCGAGTTTCACCGACCACGAACAGGTGACGAAGGCGGCCGGGGTGGCCGAGGGCACCGCCATCGCCGCCGTGGACACCGACGAGGTGGCGCGGCGGGTGTCCAAGGTCCCGGCGGTGCGCACCGCGACGGTCAGCCGGGACTGGCCGCACGGCATCGTCATCACCATCAAGGAACGCAAGCCCAGGCTGGCGGTACCGAAGGACAGAAAATTCATCTTGGTGGACGAGGCCGGTGTGGCCTTTCGAACGGTGTCGAAGCAGCCCAGCGGCACGGTGAAGACCACTGTGTCCGATCCGGCCCGTGACGACGCCGCCACGCAGGCGGTTTTGTCGGTGTTGCCGAAACTGTCACCCGAACTGGAGAAGCTGCTGGTCAGCGTCGAGGCGCCGACCCAGTCCCGGATCGAACTGAAGCTCAAGGGGTCCCGTACCGTCTTTTGGGGAGACTCTTCACGATCGGACCGCAAGGCCGAAGTCGCGACGTCTTTGCTCAAGCGAACCGAGAAACATCTCGACGTCAGCGCACCGGACGTACCAACGGTGAGCTAA